From the genome of Phycisphaerae bacterium, one region includes:
- a CDS encoding chemotaxis protein CheX codes for MDVRYINPFILAVQNVFKTMLNVEVLVSKPLIKTKESPTSDVSAIIGLSGPVSGSVTLCFSKQVAVRVASTLAGTELSVYEPADLTDALGELTNMVAGQAKIQLPQSNITISLPRVILGDQHRLLESRTSPVLLLPCDSSIGRFSVEVTLLTKRFCPFTVEVDLGVKRRQQSV; via the coding sequence ATGGACGTACGCTACATCAACCCGTTCATTCTGGCAGTCCAGAACGTATTCAAGACGATGCTTAATGTGGAAGTACTTGTCAGCAAGCCGCTCATCAAAACGAAGGAGAGTCCGACTTCCGACGTATCGGCGATCATCGGCTTATCCGGGCCGGTGAGCGGCAGCGTGACCCTGTGCTTCTCAAAGCAGGTTGCCGTTCGGGTGGCCAGTACGCTGGCCGGCACGGAGCTTTCGGTTTATGAGCCGGCGGATCTCACCGACGCCCTTGGCGAATTGACTAACATGGTGGCCGGCCAAGCCAAAATACAGCTCCCGCAGTCGAATATCACGATCTCGCTGCCTCGCGTTATTCTCGGCGACCAGCACCGCCTGCTCGAATCCCGCACCTCGCCGGTCCTGCTCCTGCCTTGTGATTCGTCGATCGGTCGCTTCTCGGTCGAAGTAACCTTACTGACAAAGAGGTTCTGCCCGTTCACGGTCGAGGTCGATTTGGGAGTAAAACGCAGACAGCAATCGGTTTGA